The DNA sequence cCTCTTCCTGCAAAAACAGTCCACCACAACAATGATCTAAACGACAGAAAAAGATTGATACTATTAAAGCGGGGAATTTATTGAGCAAGTataactaaatattcaacagGTTCAAtggccataaaaaaaaataaaaaagaaaagaaaaaactcagACAAAGCTCAGGCTTCTGTTTAGAGAATATCTCACATTATGTGATTGCAGCAAGAAAGATTAATTGCAATGGAAAACGAATGAGAcaacaaacaaaatttggaTTATCACCTTGCAGCATGATGACTGTGTTTGTCAAGTTTTATGGAAAGAAAATATTGATCAGTATCTAATATTTGATTGCTTGATTGAACTTATAAATGACAACTAGAAAATACttcataatataatagaaattgACAATTATAAGAACATAATCTTATTGTATGTCCCTAACATATCATATCTAATCTTTTAAAGAATTGTCACTTCGATCATGAACATGAGTGGCGATCTGTCTACATGCAGTCCGGAATTTGAATTCATAAACCGCTACAAACCATGTTTTATTTGACACCAAAATGGAAGGAATACatctaaagaaaaagaaaagtaatccAGCCCATCTTACTCGATATTAAAAGCAAAATTCCAATTACATACCATGGGCTTAGAAGCATCAAGCCAGTGATATGTTCTCTCATTTCGAAACCATGTCAATTGTCGTTTTGCAAAATTTCTGCAAAAATTGTGAACTCTGAATGAAGGCAGAAACATAAACTGCTATATGAAGCATCAAGTGTGTTTTTTACTCATATATGTACTTGACCTAAATAGATATGTGATGTACAGACTTTTTAGTGATAAAGTCTAAGCTATCAATACATAGTTATGACTAAAAGACCAAAAAGGGAACttcattatattaaaaaactaataatgaaCAAAATTGAATactcaaaacaataaaataaaaatgcaacatTGATTCGATATGTTGGGATTTTTTGGTTAAGAATGAAGTTTATCCTTTAAGTCTTCAAACCTGCCACAGTATATTGAGTATATACCAATTTTCCATTGAAGATTTTATAACTTCAATGCTGACCTTTGTACACTAAAAGAATATACTGACATAAattagaaccaaaaaaaaaaaaaaaaaaaaaaaaaaaaaaaaaaaaaagggatatacTAACATAAATGCCACCATGCATTTTACATATGATGTGTAAGGTCATGATTTCATATTTGCATTTTGCAGGTGAATATAATCATTGTGAGAAGCACTTTAAGCCTTCTCCCGACCCCCTCTCTTCCGCCTTGAGTCCTAGCAAATTCAGGTCTCCTCAAATTGTGTGaggttaaaacaaaaaaaaaaaaaaaaacaaataataattttggtgACTCCTAGGTTTTTTTGATGAGGATGGTAGACATGTTGGTTAGCCTCATTGTATTAACGATGCTTCAGTATGTCTCGACTCCATCCTTTCCCCAGTGAGAAACGTTTACAGCTTACATATTTCATTTAATATCCATTCAAATGACTTTTTTTCTCTAAGAGAATACATTCTCACAAACAGATGCTTTTAAATGTCCCTGTTTCATCCTTCCCCCCAATTAGAAATGTTTAATGCtgatatatttcatttatttccaTTGAACTAAAGCAATTTCTAAGAGATATATATTAGAACAAATCCATGTTGGCAGCGGTCACAAAACCTAGCAAAAAATATCCTCACTCAGCAAATGCAGGTATCTTACAGGTATCTTACATGAATTCTATATGTCTCGAAAAGGAGCACTACCTAGATGCTTTCTGAAATTCTgataaaaaagcataaaattgtcCTGCAGAACTTCTGCCACCTTGCTGCCTGCACATTAGCAGATACTCCATTGCCTGAAAGTTGTAATCATATACACCAAATTACACTTATCATTACAGCCTATTTATACAGAAAAAACAACTACCATATGGAGGGggaaataagagagagagagaaagagagagagagagagagagagagaaagctacTACTACTTGTGAGATTACAATATGATGGAATAGGGAAGAATAAGTCGAAAATGTCAAAGACATACTTGTCTGTAACCAATCGCTCGAGTTGCTGAATTTGAATTCGGAAGAAGGCCTATATCAAGAAGCCATCTGGCCTCAGACAAAATACCTTCACTTCCTACagttaaaagaagaagaatttaaaaatagaagGAATACATTACAACTAGAGAGTGAAATACAGCTAAAGCTTGGAACACGATGGTCAAATGTGTAGCACACATCAATCACAGTGTAGTAAACTATAATCAGTTGTTGCATTTTACCCTCACAATGACAGTTTATAGATAATGATCAGCTtatgaaaacaattaaaagtgGACAAGTGAACCATAAAGAAGTACTGCGAGTATGATTTACCTGAGAGCATATCCTCACAACGGTAATCAATTGATCTATAGAGATGAAGCCTTTGGCTAGAGAGGAAAAAGCAAATGAAGTCATAGTCCAATCCCTTTGATTTATTTTCCCCGACTTCATCAGGAGATGAGTTCATGTCATTAGAGTTGTCTGTAGCACCCAAATCACATTGTTTCCGGAAAGAATCATATGGTACTGAAAATGCAGATGGAGGTGATCCACTAGACTGTCAAATCCAAAGAGTACAAAGAGATTAATACAGGCTTgcaaatacattaaaaaatctaaaaaagtcCAGACAAACCAAAGTAACAGTAGTCCATTCATCACACTAAAATTATTCTTCCAAAAATGAAACTAGTAATGCTATTTCCTAAAACCAAATAAAGTACATCAATGGAATACAAGTATACttcttgaaaaagatttttttttttttttttttttttttttttttttttttttgtgggggggaGGAAAAAGGAGCACAAATCCAATTATATGATCACCAAACGGTAACTTTATTGGGTACCAGCTCtacttcataaataataaatccacatcaagagaaagagagaattaTTCCAGTGTtcacaaatataaatacaaatcccACACTAATTAACCTTAATGATCTCAAGGCTTCGTCGTAGCCGATACCAATCATTCATAGCCAAAAATTGGGCTTTTGGGTCACCTGCTTTGACAACCAACTCCACAGCTGCATCCCAGTCTTCGCTTTTCTGTAAGTCTGCTAGTTCTGCATATACTTCAGAAGCAACCTCCAGAGATGCTTTAGGCACATCAGGCTTTCCATACATGAACCTTATATTTTTCAACAAAGTATTAATTATGTCAATTCACTAGGAAAAGGGAAGTGATGTCATCATGAGGATAAGAATTACATAAATCCATTACTGCAATAACTAGGGTGGTCATAAACAGGGGGGGAGGGAGACTAACCAGAAGAAGAAGGAGTTCTTCCAGTCTATTAAACAATTAGATAAGGTCTTTCAATTTTATGCATTGCTCTGCCATTTCTTTTATGAGATAAATTCATTTCCTCATAAACGTTATA is a window from the Ziziphus jujuba cultivar Dongzao chromosome 11, ASM3175591v1 genome containing:
- the LOC107432460 gene encoding tRNA dimethylallyltransferase 9 isoform X2; protein product: MGKSSAPTLSRCIGVLMLDLPSLPRVKERRCHIICLTYCTPLKVFGCYCSPYSKHVFYSPDYSVGQFYEDARQATRCILDGGRVPIVTGGTGLYLRWFMYGKPDVPKASLEVASEVYAELADLQKSEDWDAAVELVVKAGDPKAQFLAMNDWYRLRRSLEIIKSSGSPPSAFSVPYDSFRKQCDLGATDNSNDMNSSPDEVGENKSKGLDYDFICFFLSSQRLHLYRSIDYRCEDMLSGSEGILSEARWLLDIGLLPNSNSATRAIGYRQAMEYLLMCRQQGGRSSAGQFYAFLSEFQKASRNFAKRQLTWFRNERTYHWLDASKPMEEVLNFIYDAYHDKNGTVIVPESLKLRKELSSRREVSELKAYRTKNRHFVRREDCSQILDWIMRTEGEAMTKV
- the LOC107432460 gene encoding tRNA dimethylallyltransferase 9 isoform X3, which encodes MIISSGVSGGVRTCCLSLPCSPEMSLRRSAAIIFGGRRRLLATKCSATSGLKNKEKVIVISGPTGAGKSRLALELAKRLNGEIISADSVQVYRGLDVGSAKPSPSERKEVPHHLLDILHPSEDYSVGQFYEDARQATRCILDGGRVPIVTGGTGLYLRWFMYGKPDVPKASLEVASEVYAELADLQKSEDWDAAVELVVKAGDPKAQFLAMNDWYRLRRSLEIIKSSGSPPSAFSVPYDSFRKQCDLGATDNSNDMNSSPDEVGENKSKGLDYDFICFFLSSQRLHLYRSIDYRCEDMLSGSEGILSEARWLLDIGLLPNSNSATRAIGYRQAMEYLLMCRQQGGRSSAGQFYAFLSEFQKASRTQGGREGVGRRLKVLLTMIIFTCKMQI
- the LOC107432460 gene encoding tRNA dimethylallyltransferase 9 isoform X1; this translates as MIISSGVSGGVRTCCLSLPCSPEMSLRRSAAIIFGGRRRLLATKCSATSGLKNKEKVIVISGPTGAGKSRLALELAKRLNGEIISADSVQVYRGLDVGSAKPSPSERKEVPHHLLDILHPSEDYSVGQFYEDARQATRCILDGGRVPIVTGGTGLYLRWFMYGKPDVPKASLEVASEVYAELADLQKSEDWDAAVELVVKAGDPKAQFLAMNDWYRLRRSLEIIKSSGSPPSAFSVPYDSFRKQCDLGATDNSNDMNSSPDEVGENKSKGLDYDFICFFLSSQRLHLYRSIDYRCEDMLSGSEGILSEARWLLDIGLLPNSNSATRAIGYRQAMEYLLMCRQQGGRSSAGQFYAFLSEFQKASRNFAKRQLTWFRNERTYHWLDASKPMEEVLNFIYDAYHDKNGTVIVPESLKLRKELSSRREVSELKAYRTKNRHFVRREDCSQILDWIMRTEGEAMTKV